A window of the Hippoglossus stenolepis isolate QCI-W04-F060 chromosome 8, HSTE1.2, whole genome shotgun sequence genome harbors these coding sequences:
- the snip1 gene encoding smad nuclear-interacting protein 1, whose amino-acid sequence MFKRMAKEKRHRRRDSPERESKVKIKEEKVSPVRPQTSRRSRSRSSGTSSPQRRRTSRSPGKTRERSPRRGSRSPRNRRSPQRAGADVKIKRERDEHRAAGGGGGAAAAVGGGAGGGGDDRRRRNDQPEEGRSRWESDRPRERERGGDRHRDREALSSQQAERQQHNERRRENHQRRGENQEQDFGEYDGGSDGANAPPVDKEKPNFKLSGALTEDTNTFRGVVIKYNEPAEARIPKRRWRLYPFKNDEPLPVMYVHRQSAYLLGRQRKIADIPIDHPSCSKQHAVFQYRLVPFTRADGTSGRRVRPYIIDLGSGNGTFLNNQRIDSQRYYELKEKDVLKFGFSSREYVLLHEFSDTSEVDVKHDEEDEEDEGLDA is encoded by the exons ATGTTTAAAAGGATGGCCAAAGAAAAGCGACACCGGAGAAGAGATTCGCCGGAGCGGGAGAGCAAAGTAAagataaaggaggagaaagtgagcCCCGTTAGGCCACAGACATCCCGACGCTCCCGGTCCCGATCCAGCGGCACCTCCAGTCCCCAGAGGAGGAGAACCAGCAG GTCCCCGGGTAAGACGAGGGAGCGCTCGCCGAGAAGAGGCAGCAGATCCCCCAGGAACAGGAGGAGTCCCCAGCGCGCTGGAGCTGATGTCAAAATAAAGCGG GAGCGGGATGAGCATcgggctgctggtggtggtggtggtgctgctgctgctgttggtggtggtgctggtggtggtggtgatgatcgGAGGAGACGAAACGACCAGCCAGAAGAGGGGCGGAGCCGGTGGGAATCGGACAGACCGCGGGAGAGAGAGCGCGgcggagacagacacagagaccgAGAAGCGCTTTCCTCTCAACAAGCCGAGCGACAGCAGCACAATGAGCGGCGCAGGGAAAACCACCAGCGGCGCGGGGAAAACCAGGAACAAGATTTCGGAGAGTATGACGGCGGGAGTGATGGTGCAAATGCTCCTCCTGTCGATAAGGAGAAGCCCAACTTTAAGCTGTCGGGGGCGCTCACCGAAGATACCAACACATTCCGAGGGGTGGTGATCAAGTACAACGAGCCAGCCGAGGCTCGAATTCCCAAGCGCAGATGGCGACTTTACCCTTTCAAGAATGATGAGCCCCTTCCGGTCATGTACGTTCACAGACAGAGTGCCTATTTGTTGGGGCGGCAGAGAAAAATTGCTGATATCCCCATTGACCATCCATCGTGCTCCAAGCAACATGCAGTATTCCAGTATAG ACTGGTGCCGTTTACACGTGCAGATGGGACCTCTGGCCGCAGGGTGAGGCCTTACATCATTGACCTTGGTTCCGGCAACGGCACCTTCCTGAACAACCAGCGTATCGATTCCCAGCGCTATTATGAGCTCAAAGAAAAGGACGTTCTCAAGTTCGGCTTTAGCAGCCGCGAATACGTCCTCCTGCACGAGTTCTCAGACACGAGCGAGGTGGACGTCAAGCATgacgaggaagacgaggaagacgagggCCTCGACGCGTGA